In a genomic window of Salegentibacter salegens:
- a CDS encoding SusC/RagA family TonB-linked outer membrane protein produces the protein MKKKLNGPLPICTTDDFSKKLIRIMKIYSLILCLTIVKISASSLTVYGQNIELNYQDTELRAILYDLEEQTDYNFFYNNKLVNEKVRINISFSSENVQEVMFQILKSTNINFKIINNNIVLYKDDFSEASEYISNHPSGRRLTSQGIIDTYDFQQVVEGKVMDDNGLPLPGVNVIIQNTNTGTQTDFDGVFSIEAEEGDVLEFSYLGMESLTYRITDLESPIEVVMLQDADQLSEVLVVAYGKQSRASFTGAAVDVDVSKIDESPLASFQESLQGNVAGLQMSAQSGQPGAAPDIRIRGIGSINASSDPLYVVDGIPVVSGNISQIATSSNTIAGINPKDIENITVLKDASATSIYGSRGANGVILITTKQGKEGKTTFEVGVQRGISQMLLPDRNKPLNTAQHLELLIESRVNAGDTQQEAEDFIYGNVDRNIDTDWEDVITRNGSYEQYNISASGGSEKTQFFASLGLYEQEGVIIGIGYNKLNARLNVNHQATDKLKIDFGIAANNQKLNTNSDGGSAHNPVRALARVVPWEPVYNEDGSYNTDILLTYNPVGLVEQNVRETKIYGILGNLSLTYDFTENFSFQTKGNVDFNLADEFRFDNPVFGEGRNDGGRGRAYNNKIINYNITNLLKYNWRINEDHNLDFTLGQEAQKIERSSVYAFVSNYGAPGLTTLENASVYRNATNSRTASSISSYFINASYAFGNKYYLNATARRDGSSRFGSDVRYANFGSVGAAWNIAAEDFMEDAEMVKELKLRSSYGVNGNQEIGNFASRGLYSTGADYNGEPGYVYSQQSNPSLTWEKNKPFNVGFDFNFNHRITGTVEYYNRTTTDLLFRVPISATNGITNFLTNIGEMKNSGWEFALNTVNIDNPDGLNWITNFNFTTNANEITKLQDDESIVDGYFIREIGEDFYTFYMPGFAGADPENGDALWYTDESETTTTNQYSEAQPYKQGSGLPDFYSGLTNTLTYKNLSFSFMLYLNYGNKVYDYWGRYTNSDGSARLNDRGNMTQNIYENRWQNPGDITDVPKVVWGNSQSGLSSQHSTRFLYDGTYLRLRDVTLSYDLPESFIERIRVNNLRLYLKGNNLLTWVKDDKIELDPEVGITGQSDLRIPISRQLLVGLDLSF, from the coding sequence ATGAAAAAAAAGTTAAATGGCCCTCTGCCTATTTGTACCACCGACGATTTTTCTAAAAAGTTAATCAGGATTATGAAGATCTATTCCTTAATATTATGTCTCACGATTGTAAAAATATCAGCTTCTAGCTTAACGGTATACGGGCAAAACATTGAGTTGAATTATCAGGATACAGAATTGAGAGCTATCTTGTATGATCTTGAAGAGCAAACCGATTATAATTTTTTCTATAACAATAAGTTAGTTAATGAGAAGGTGAGAATTAATATCAGTTTTTCCAGTGAGAATGTTCAGGAAGTGATGTTCCAAATTTTAAAATCAACGAACATTAATTTTAAAATTATTAATAATAATATCGTCTTATACAAAGATGATTTTTCAGAGGCTTCTGAATATATATCAAACCATCCATCAGGTAGGAGATTAACCTCACAGGGTATTATAGATACTTACGATTTTCAGCAGGTAGTGGAAGGAAAAGTAATGGACGACAATGGGCTTCCTTTGCCGGGAGTAAATGTAATAATTCAAAATACCAATACAGGAACGCAAACTGATTTTGATGGCGTTTTTAGTATCGAGGCCGAGGAGGGGGATGTGTTGGAGTTTAGTTATTTGGGAATGGAATCACTCACCTACCGAATAACTGACTTGGAATCCCCAATAGAAGTAGTGATGTTGCAAGATGCTGATCAGCTAAGTGAAGTATTAGTAGTTGCTTATGGAAAACAAAGTCGAGCATCATTTACAGGAGCTGCAGTTGATGTAGATGTTAGTAAAATTGACGAATCCCCGTTAGCATCATTTCAGGAAAGCCTCCAGGGTAATGTTGCCGGTTTACAAATGTCTGCGCAGAGTGGACAACCTGGGGCAGCGCCGGATATCCGTATAAGGGGAATTGGTTCTATCAATGCCAGTTCAGACCCATTATATGTAGTAGATGGAATTCCGGTTGTATCGGGAAATATTTCCCAGATAGCTACAAGCTCTAATACCATTGCAGGTATTAATCCAAAAGATATAGAAAACATCACGGTTTTAAAAGATGCTTCAGCCACTTCTATCTACGGGTCCAGAGGGGCGAATGGGGTTATCCTCATTACCACCAAACAGGGGAAAGAAGGGAAAACCACCTTTGAAGTAGGTGTTCAACGCGGAATTAGCCAAATGCTCTTACCGGACCGAAATAAACCTCTTAATACTGCTCAGCATTTAGAATTACTTATTGAAAGTAGGGTAAATGCCGGGGATACCCAACAGGAAGCAGAAGACTTTATATATGGTAATGTAGATAGAAATATTGACACGGACTGGGAAGACGTTATTACCCGTAATGGTAGTTACGAGCAATATAATATAAGCGCGAGTGGTGGTTCAGAAAAAACCCAATTTTTTGCTTCCTTAGGTCTTTATGAGCAGGAAGGGGTAATTATTGGAATTGGTTATAACAAGCTCAATGCCCGATTAAATGTTAATCATCAAGCGACCGATAAATTAAAAATTGACTTTGGGATTGCCGCTAACAATCAGAAACTTAATACAAATAGTGATGGCGGGAGTGCCCATAATCCGGTTCGGGCCTTAGCACGGGTTGTGCCTTGGGAGCCCGTTTATAATGAGGATGGTAGTTATAATACAGATATTCTTCTCACCTATAACCCTGTTGGTCTAGTAGAGCAGAATGTACGGGAAACAAAAATTTATGGAATTCTGGGTAATTTAAGTTTAACCTACGATTTTACAGAAAACTTTAGTTTTCAAACAAAAGGCAATGTTGATTTCAATCTAGCAGATGAATTCCGTTTTGACAACCCTGTTTTTGGTGAGGGTAGAAATGACGGTGGAAGAGGCCGCGCCTATAACAATAAAATCATCAATTATAACATCACCAATCTCCTAAAATACAACTGGCGAATTAATGAGGATCACAATCTCGATTTCACTTTAGGACAAGAAGCCCAGAAGATAGAGAGGAGTTCAGTTTATGCTTTTGTTAGTAATTATGGAGCTCCGGGCCTTACAACCCTGGAAAATGCGTCGGTTTATCGAAATGCTACAAACAGCAGAACAGCCTCCTCAATTTCCTCTTACTTTATTAATGCAAGTTATGCTTTCGGGAATAAATATTATTTGAACGCCACTGCCCGTAGGGATGGTTCTTCTCGCTTTGGTTCAGACGTAAGGTATGCAAACTTTGGGTCGGTGGGTGCCGCCTGGAATATTGCTGCTGAAGATTTCATGGAGGATGCAGAGATGGTTAAGGAGCTAAAATTGCGTTCCAGTTATGGAGTTAACGGAAACCAGGAAATTGGAAATTTCGCTTCCCGTGGCTTATATTCCACAGGAGCAGATTATAACGGAGAACCTGGGTATGTTTATAGTCAACAATCCAATCCCAGTCTAACCTGGGAAAAGAACAAGCCTTTTAATGTGGGATTTGATTTTAATTTTAATCACCGCATTACCGGTACTGTAGAATATTACAATAGGACAACCACCGATCTGTTATTCAGAGTACCTATCTCGGCTACCAACGGAATCACCAATTTTCTGACAAACATCGGAGAGATGAAGAATTCAGGCTGGGAGTTTGCCCTCAACACCGTAAATATTGATAACCCGGATGGTTTGAATTGGATCACCAATTTCAACTTTACGACTAATGCCAATGAGATCACCAAATTACAGGATGATGAATCAATTGTAGACGGATATTTTATAAGGGAAATCGGGGAAGATTTTTACACTTTCTACATGCCTGGTTTTGCAGGTGCCGATCCTGAAAACGGAGACGCTTTATGGTACACAGACGAAAGTGAAACGACCACTACGAATCAATATAGTGAAGCTCAACCTTACAAACAGGGAAGCGGTTTACCCGATTTCTATTCAGGACTAACCAATACCCTAACTTACAAAAACCTAAGTTTTTCTTTTATGCTATATCTAAACTACGGAAATAAAGTTTACGATTATTGGGGTAGGTATACAAACAGTGACGGGAGTGCAAGGCTAAATGACAGAGGCAATATGACACAAAACATCTATGAGAATAGGTGGCAAAACCCTGGTGATATCACTGATGTACCTAAAGTGGTTTGGGGTAATTCCCAATCAGGACTTTCAAGCCAACATTCCACAAGATTTCTGTATGATGGTACTTATTTAAGATTACGGGATGTCACCCTATCTTATGATCTGCCTGAAAGTTTCATAGAACGTATAAGAGTAAATAATCTTAGGTTATATCTGAAAGGGAATAATCTTTTAACCTGGGTGAAAGACGATAAAATAGAATTGGATCCAGAAGTTGGAATTACAGGTCAATCTGATCTCAGAATTCCTATTTCAAGACAGCTTTTAGTTGGATTAGATCTTTCATTTTAA
- a CDS encoding FecR family protein produces MRKEDLIQFIKGSGDRNFQESVIDWVKASPENRRYYNRVKAEYVSKFHIDQNVDIDKEFDRFLLRKKQGFNRSLVLKIASVIIFALLAGGGWYLTDRELSSAPLAIYEAQPSIMEEHILPDGSKVLLNSGSIIEIASDFNKSDRNIYLEGEAFFEIERDTAKPFIVNTESNLQVKVLGTSFNVKSYKSDQTIETTLVSGKVELLQNSKNLPGIGLYPNQKATFYKAEDKINIELVSTAEIISWKEGILIFDNEPIQKVLTSLERWYDVEIEIKDSVISTYTFSGKVKHKTSIEEVLELIEASSPIKYQLDKKQKIFILSESN; encoded by the coding sequence ATGAGAAAAGAAGATTTAATACAATTTATAAAGGGTTCGGGAGACAGAAATTTTCAGGAATCAGTAATTGATTGGGTGAAGGCCTCTCCTGAGAACCGCAGGTATTACAATAGAGTAAAAGCTGAGTATGTAAGTAAGTTTCATATTGACCAAAACGTGGATATAGATAAGGAATTTGATCGATTCCTTTTAAGAAAAAAGCAAGGATTCAATCGGAGCTTAGTCCTTAAGATCGCATCGGTAATCATTTTTGCTCTTTTAGCCGGTGGTGGTTGGTATTTAACGGATAGAGAACTGTCCTCTGCGCCCCTGGCTATTTATGAAGCGCAACCCAGTATTATGGAAGAGCACATTCTGCCCGACGGGAGTAAGGTTTTATTAAATTCAGGTAGCATTATAGAAATAGCCTCAGACTTTAACAAATCAGACCGTAACATTTATCTGGAAGGTGAAGCCTTTTTTGAAATTGAACGGGACACGGCCAAACCTTTTATTGTAAACACCGAAAGCAATTTACAAGTTAAAGTATTGGGAACCAGTTTTAATGTTAAGTCATATAAATCTGATCAAACAATTGAAACAACCTTAGTAAGTGGAAAAGTAGAACTACTTCAAAACAGTAAAAACCTGCCTGGTATAGGGCTTTATCCAAATCAGAAGGCCACCTTTTATAAGGCAGAAGATAAAATAAATATAGAGCTGGTTTCTACTGCTGAAATCATATCCTGGAAGGAGGGGATTCTCATATTTGATAATGAGCCTATCCAAAAAGTACTTACTAGTCTGGAACGCTGGTATGATGTGGAAATTGAAATTAAAGATAGTGTGATTAGTACATATACATTTTCGGGTAAAGTAAAGCATAAAACGAGTATAGAGGAAGTCTTGGAGTTAATTGAAGCTTCTTCTCCTATAAAATATCAGTTAGATAAAAAACAAAAGATCTTTATATTAAGTGAGAGCAATTAA
- a CDS encoding RNA polymerase sigma-70 factor, whose amino-acid sequence MAHGIINNSFFINRLKKGENTAYETLFRLYFDRLFYFAKSYLEDEDEAKEITQNVFFKFWKKRASLNIDSNLNAYLFRMTKNECLDYFKHQKVKANYQDVIQRERASLNQTSLQNHPDLLLIESELEEKVSQILNELPPRCKQIFIKSRFEGLKYKEIASEMNISIKTVEHQIAKALRLFRRELQDYMGLF is encoded by the coding sequence TTGGCTCACGGTATAATAAATAATTCTTTTTTTATTAATCGTCTTAAAAAGGGCGAGAATACTGCCTATGAAACTTTGTTTCGTCTCTATTTCGATAGGTTGTTCTATTTTGCTAAAAGTTACTTGGAAGATGAGGATGAGGCAAAAGAGATTACCCAAAATGTATTTTTCAAATTCTGGAAAAAGAGGGCTTCACTAAACATAGATTCCAATCTGAATGCTTACTTATTCAGAATGACAAAGAATGAATGTTTGGATTATTTTAAACATCAGAAGGTAAAAGCCAATTACCAGGATGTTATTCAAAGAGAAAGAGCTTCCCTTAATCAAACATCCTTGCAGAATCACCCAGATCTTCTTCTTATCGAATCAGAATTAGAAGAAAAAGTGAGTCAAATCCTGAATGAACTTCCTCCTCGTTGTAAGCAGATCTTTATCAAAAGCCGTTTTGAAGGTTTAAAATATAAAGAGATAGCCAGCGAAATGAATATTTCTATTAAAACTGTAGAGCATCAAATCGCTAAAGCTTTGCGCTTATTTCGAAGAGAACTGCAAGATTATATGGGACTTTTCTAA
- a CDS encoding GAF domain-containing protein: protein MKKSKELEEKRLADLQSYEILDTLPEKELDDLAEIASAICDTPISLITFLDEKRQWFKAKKGLAVNETSRQASFCQYTLNKPEEILVVNDALKDNRFKDTSLVTGDPRIRFYAGAPLKTPSGNVLGSLCVIDKKPREISEKQKRALTLLAQKIMNFLDNRKTLIKQEQAMERKSKSLIKLTNNIPAGIFQLRMTPDGRLKFIFLSQGMKEIHPSIDLDEWIKDPTVGYSIIHPEDLSEFIKSLEESHKHLSLWYHEYRVKDNNGFKWHVVRARPEKQVNGTVEWYGSFQDISKYIEYEEAMEQISFDISHVLRKPVTSLLGLINLMTSAKKLNEDSMKEYSNHIDEVAKELEEFTNKLNDIYSTKKKKISGYYKNTYGGS, encoded by the coding sequence ATGAAAAAAAGCAAAGAATTAGAAGAAAAAAGATTGGCCGATCTCCAATCCTATGAGATTCTCGACACTTTACCTGAAAAAGAATTAGACGATTTAGCTGAAATAGCTTCTGCGATTTGTGATACTCCTATTTCCTTAATTACTTTTTTGGATGAAAAACGACAATGGTTTAAAGCTAAGAAAGGTTTGGCTGTCAATGAGACTTCCCGACAGGCATCGTTTTGTCAGTATACTTTAAATAAACCCGAAGAAATTCTAGTAGTCAATGACGCTTTGAAAGATAATAGGTTCAAGGACACTTCCTTAGTGACTGGCGATCCTCGAATAAGATTTTACGCCGGTGCTCCTTTAAAGACTCCAAGTGGAAATGTATTAGGATCTTTATGCGTAATAGACAAAAAGCCTAGAGAAATTTCTGAAAAACAGAAAAGGGCCCTGACATTGTTAGCTCAAAAGATTATGAACTTTTTAGATAATCGAAAAACCTTAATAAAGCAGGAGCAGGCCATGGAAAGAAAATCCAAAAGCCTTATAAAGCTGACAAATAATATACCCGCAGGTATTTTTCAGTTAAGAATGACTCCAGATGGGAGATTGAAATTTATCTTTCTAAGTCAAGGTATGAAAGAAATACATCCATCAATTGACTTAGATGAGTGGATAAAAGACCCTACAGTAGGATACAGTATCATTCACCCAGAGGATCTATCAGAATTCATTAAAAGTCTTGAAGAATCTCACAAACACCTTTCCCTCTGGTATCATGAATATAGGGTAAAGGATAATAACGGGTTTAAATGGCATGTAGTCCGAGCCAGACCTGAAAAGCAAGTGAACGGAACCGTAGAATGGTATGGAAGCTTCCAGGACATCAGTAAATATATTGAATACGAAGAGGCTATGGAGCAAATTTCTTTTGATATATCTCATGTTTTACGTAAACCTGTAACTAGTCTTTTAGGTTTAATTAATTTAATGACAAGCGCAAAAAAATTAAATGAGGATAGTATGAAAGAATATTCAAATCATATTGATGAAGTAGCTAAAGAGTTAGAGGAATTCACCAATAAATTAAACGATATATATTCAACTAAAAAGAAAAAGATATCTGGTTATTACAAAAATACTTATGGCGGCTCTTAA
- a CDS encoding PAS domain-containing protein — translation MNETIDIPALPDGHPVSIYFQEKEVITGLVEEMQRVDPISENQKYYNIFNQLQEIERRFERKENQLFPILEEKVWNGPSKNMWSFHDTIREQFRLLRKKIESRQTEVIEQDTSYLISSIYRLLLTEESVLFPNAIRILSDQDWIRVRKGEEEIGWMLSQEPASFSEEEYIHPSKDFSKRELSFSLEDTAHYDEGYMTVEQVNLLLKTMPLDLTYVDENDKVIFYNRGEERVFPRSAGIIGREVKFCHPPKSVGTVLKILEEFQKGTKNEASFWINFKERLIYIRYFAVRDEQKNYKGVIEMSQDITDIKNIEGEQRLLDWY, via the coding sequence ATGAATGAAACAATAGATATACCGGCTTTGCCGGACGGGCATCCTGTTAGCATATATTTCCAGGAGAAGGAGGTGATCACAGGATTAGTGGAAGAAATGCAAAGGGTTGATCCCATTTCCGAAAATCAAAAATATTACAATATTTTTAACCAGTTACAAGAGATAGAACGAAGATTTGAACGTAAAGAAAACCAACTTTTTCCCATACTGGAAGAAAAAGTATGGAATGGCCCTTCAAAGAATATGTGGTCATTTCATGACACCATCAGGGAACAATTCAGATTATTGCGCAAAAAGATTGAATCAAGACAAACTGAGGTTATTGAACAGGATACTTCTTACCTTATAAGCAGTATATACAGATTATTACTCACTGAGGAATCAGTTTTATTCCCGAACGCAATAAGGATTTTATCAGATCAGGATTGGATAAGGGTACGAAAAGGTGAAGAGGAGATTGGATGGATGTTATCTCAGGAACCGGCTTCTTTTTCAGAAGAGGAATACATACATCCTTCTAAAGACTTTTCTAAACGGGAGCTATCATTTTCCCTGGAAGACACTGCACACTATGATGAAGGTTATATGACGGTAGAGCAGGTAAATCTATTGCTTAAGACCATGCCCCTGGACCTAACTTATGTAGACGAAAATGATAAGGTAATATTCTATAATCGTGGTGAAGAGCGGGTTTTCCCCAGAAGTGCAGGGATAATTGGAAGGGAAGTGAAGTTTTGCCATCCTCCAAAAAGTGTGGGAACGGTTCTAAAGATACTGGAGGAGTTTCAAAAAGGGACTAAAAATGAAGCATCTTTTTGGATCAATTTTAAGGAAAGGCTTATCTACATAAGATATTTTGCTGTCCGTGACGAACAGAAAAATTATAAAGGAGTCATTGAAATGTCCCAGGATATTACAGATATTAAAAATATCGAAGGGGAGCAAAGACTTCTGGATTGGTATTAA
- a CDS encoding cupin domain-containing protein has translation MKNASLTKDLEYNGGKPAVKVLMDTSSSREIRIVMRKGQVMKEHKTPFPIVVEIFEGEITFGVNRETHTLVKGDLVYLEGNVPHDLKAEKNSTVRLTLSKSDTAERVKEVADSST, from the coding sequence ATGAAAAATGCATCATTGACAAAAGATCTTGAATATAACGGTGGCAAACCTGCAGTGAAGGTTTTAATGGATACATCCAGCAGCAGGGAAATAAGGATTGTCATGCGAAAAGGGCAGGTGATGAAGGAGCATAAAACTCCATTTCCAATTGTAGTTGAGATCTTTGAGGGCGAAATAACCTTTGGAGTAAACAGGGAGACACATACTCTCGTAAAGGGAGATCTTGTTTACTTGGAAGGCAACGTACCCCATGATCTTAAGGCTGAAAAAAACAGCACAGTGAGACTTACCCTTTCTAAAAGTGACACAGCCGAAAGGGTAAAAGAAGTCGCGGATAGCTCCACATAA
- a CDS encoding molybdenum cofactor biosynthesis protein MoaE: MTRKPKNIFVDGPISSEKIANSIQNHISKTNIGAHSIFLGQVRADEKDGSVVRAIEYTAYEEMALQKAFEVREAIFEKYNLTCMHIYHSLGEVKTGEICLFVFTSSRHRKMAIDACEELVERIKNELPVWGKELLENSDENWKVNI, from the coding sequence ATGACACGTAAACCTAAAAATATTTTTGTAGACGGACCTATCTCTTCAGAAAAGATAGCTAACTCTATTCAAAATCACATTAGCAAAACCAATATTGGTGCCCATTCTATTTTTTTGGGTCAGGTACGGGCCGATGAAAAAGATGGCAGTGTAGTGAGAGCTATTGAGTATACTGCTTATGAAGAGATGGCGCTTCAAAAAGCATTTGAAGTAAGAGAAGCTATTTTTGAAAAATATAATTTAACCTGTATGCATATTTATCACAGCCTGGGCGAGGTGAAAACGGGCGAAATATGTCTCTTTGTATTTACCTCTTCTAGACATAGAAAAATGGCGATAGATGCTTGCGAAGAATTGGTAGAAAGGATTAAAAATGAGTTACCTGTTTGGGGAAAGGAATTGCTGGAAAACAGTGATGAAAACTGGAAAGTGAATATTTAA
- a CDS encoding rhodanese-like domain-containing protein — MNNSILLDIRENGEKPFFEKEYLSKKPMEEIRNNPESLSAYENILLFCASGQRSSQLAKELKQQFPEKKIFSVEGGILDPASPLNSNEYDT, encoded by the coding sequence ATGAATAATAGTATACTTTTAGATATCAGGGAAAACGGAGAAAAACCATTTTTTGAGAAAGAATATTTAAGTAAAAAACCGATGGAAGAAATAAGGAATAATCCTGAATCGCTATCAGCTTATGAAAATATTCTTTTGTTTTGTGCATCGGGGCAACGCAGCTCCCAACTTGCAAAAGAATTAAAACAGCAATTTCCCGAAAAGAAAATATTTTCAGTAGAAGGAGGTATTTTAGACCCTGCTTCACCTTTAAATTCTAATGAATATGACACGTAA
- a CDS encoding Pycsar system effector family protein, protein MEKADDLKADKSPKSKKLENYDARGVQTLFRTLSRNHYNLLKMVDNKAKIVLTVNSIITSLLLGLLFIAPKSQEVSIEIGTRILMICSMLSMVFALFSMLPHRYFGKSYRASGYKGTLYAENFSKLSLSEFKAEFERIMTKGQNIYDEMITDLYFLGKIVAKKQKLLVVSVIIFLIGLISVILYTLFTDPIAFG, encoded by the coding sequence ATGGAAAAAGCAGATGATCTTAAGGCTGACAAGTCCCCTAAAAGTAAAAAGCTGGAAAATTACGATGCACGTGGCGTTCAAACCCTGTTTAGAACCCTTTCCAGAAATCATTACAACTTATTGAAAATGGTGGATAATAAGGCGAAAATCGTTCTTACCGTCAATTCTATTATCACTTCACTTTTATTGGGTTTGTTGTTTATAGCACCTAAATCACAAGAAGTTTCAATAGAAATTGGAACACGAATTTTAATGATTTGCAGTATGCTTTCTATGGTTTTTGCCTTGTTTAGTATGTTACCACACCGCTATTTTGGAAAATCTTATAGGGCAAGTGGTTATAAAGGCACTTTATATGCCGAAAATTTTTCAAAGCTCTCCCTCTCTGAGTTTAAAGCTGAGTTTGAGAGAATTATGACCAAAGGTCAAAATATTTATGACGAAATGATAACAGATCTCTATTTTCTAGGAAAAATAGTTGCAAAAAAACAAAAGCTATTGGTTGTTTCTGTCATTATTTTTTTGATAGGTTTGATTTCGGTTATCTTATATACACTCTTTACTGACCCAATTGCATTTGGTTAA
- a CDS encoding restriction endonuclease translates to MEKDSIAIIKSNGDSENFKVEKLKTSLKRSMASEEEIELIAAEIESMLYNGMSTKKIYRKAFSFLKKYNRISASKYSLKRAILDLGPTGFPFERLIGALLNHKGFKTTVGVILQGKCVTHEVDVLAEKDENTYAIECKFHSDPKAISNVKVPLYINSRFLDIQNHWNKNPEKASHLKQGWLVTNTRFSKDAIDYATCVGLHLLSWDYPENNGIKQNVDKFALYPITTLTTLTEREKNLIIENNIILTEELYESKFILGKVGVSGLRQKRILNEIKNLCNL, encoded by the coding sequence ATGGAAAAAGACAGCATAGCAATAATAAAATCCAACGGGGATAGTGAAAATTTTAAGGTTGAAAAATTAAAAACTTCCCTGAAAAGAAGTATGGCTTCAGAAGAAGAAATAGAATTAATTGCCGCCGAAATAGAGTCGATGCTCTACAACGGTATGTCAACAAAAAAGATTTACCGAAAAGCTTTTTCGTTTTTAAAAAAATACAACCGTATTTCGGCTTCCAAATATAGTTTAAAGCGTGCTATTTTAGATTTGGGTCCCACCGGTTTTCCCTTTGAACGTTTAATTGGCGCTCTTTTAAACCACAAAGGTTTTAAGACAACTGTTGGGGTCATTCTGCAAGGTAAATGCGTTACACACGAAGTGGATGTGTTAGCTGAAAAAGATGAAAACACCTATGCGATTGAATGTAAATTTCATTCAGATCCCAAAGCCATTAGTAATGTAAAAGTACCGCTCTATATAAATTCGAGGTTTTTAGATATTCAAAATCACTGGAACAAAAATCCGGAAAAAGCATCGCATTTAAAACAAGGCTGGCTGGTGACCAACACCCGCTTTTCTAAAGATGCCATTGACTACGCCACCTGCGTAGGATTGCATTTGTTAAGTTGGGATTATCCTGAAAACAATGGAATTAAACAAAACGTGGACAAGTTTGCACTCTATCCGATAACGACTTTAACCACCCTGACAGAACGTGAAAAGAATCTTATAATCGAAAACAACATTATTCTTACTGAAGAGCTTTACGAGTCAAAATTTATACTGGGAAAGGTAGGTGTTTCAGGATTACGCCAAAAAAGAATATTGAATGAAATAAAAAACCTCTGTAATTTGTAG
- a CDS encoding DUF2141 domain-containing protein — protein MKKLLKFLTLAGFIFIMSSSHSLPKATTYSLTVKVEGLRNSKGVVQFALYNKKGTIPDEKFENYYRIKTCEIDNNSASVTFSQLPEGRYAINILHDENENGKIDKKFLPPLPKEGIGFSNYESLGLKNRPNFSMASFLVTQNSTKKVKIIYL, from the coding sequence ATGAAAAAACTCCTTAAATTTTTAACGCTGGCCGGATTTATATTTATAATGTCCTCCTCTCATAGCCTGCCAAAAGCAACTACCTATTCCTTAACGGTCAAGGTGGAGGGTTTACGCAATTCAAAAGGTGTGGTTCAATTTGCTTTGTACAATAAAAAGGGAACTATTCCTGATGAAAAGTTTGAAAACTATTATCGTATAAAAACTTGCGAAATTGATAATAATAGCGCATCTGTAACCTTTTCTCAATTACCTGAAGGTAGATACGCCATCAATATCCTGCACGATGAAAATGAAAATGGTAAAATTGATAAGAAATTTTTGCCTCCATTACCCAAAGAAGGTATTGGTTTTTCCAATTATGAGTCTCTAGGACTTAAAAATAGGCCTAATTTTTCCATGGCAAGCTTTCTCGTAACCCAAAACAGCACCAAAAAAGTTAAGATCATCTATTTATGA